Below is a genomic region from bacterium.
AAAATATATATTCAAACACAATTAATTTTGTTAGATAACGGGAGAATATCGCATGAAATTAGAAAAATTAGGATTTAGTCATTGGTTTAAAGAAAAGATAGATCCTGAAAAATTAGTTGAGTACCAAATAGCCAGAATTGTCACTGTAAATAAGGATAGTTATATTATTAGAAATGGAGAAAAAGATGTTTTTGCGGAAGTAACCGGAAAATTTAAATTCGATGCTGATTCTCCTTTGGATTATCCCACAGTAGGTGATTGGGTCTATGCTAAATATTCTAATCAAGATTCTTTTGCCGTAATTAGTGAAATCTTTCCCAGAAAAACAATCTTAAAAAGGAAAACATCGGGTAAAAAGATAGAATTTCAATTAATCGCAGCAAACATCGATACGGCATTTATTATCCAGTCACTTGATTACAATTATAACCTCAGGCGATTAGAACGATATTTAGCAATGATAAATGAAAGTAATATTCGTCCAATAGTATTACTTAGCAAAAATGATCTGTTATCTCCTATGGATGTAGAAGAAAAGATATCCGAAATCCATACAGTGATGCCAGACATTCAGATAATGGCTTTTAGCAATATCACTAATTCCGGTTTAAGTGAGATAGAAGAAATATTGATTCCCGATGAAACATTTTGTTTACTTGGTTCATCAGGAGTGGGAAAAACCAGTTTATTAAATAATCTTTTGACCGAAGCACAGTTTGAGACCCAGGCTATTAGAGAAAAAGACGGAAAGGGGAGACATACGAC
It encodes:
- the rsgA gene encoding ribosome small subunit-dependent GTPase A, coding for MKLEKLGFSHWFKEKIDPEKLVEYQIARIVTVNKDSYIIRNGEKDVFAEVTGKFKFDADSPLDYPTVGDWVYAKYSNQDSFAVISEIFPRKTILKRKTSGKKIEFQLIAANIDTAFIIQSLDYNYNLRRLERYLAMINESNIRPIVLLSKNDLLSPMDVEEKISEIHTVMPDIQIMAFSNITNSGLSEIEEILIPDETFCLLGSSGVGKTSLLNNLLTEAQFETQAIREKDGKGRHTTARRHLNILKNGVMLIDTPGMRELGNIGLESGINDTFDEISELSRQCRFNNCSHTQENGCAVLS